One window of Chryseobacterium sp. JJR-5R genomic DNA carries:
- a CDS encoding reverse transcriptase/maturase family protein has translation MRIKLARARSKKHLLHLLTENPNYNYHIKENSDSKNELQKYQKELEKELSSILPSRKKWVSLGESSRRKPNKPNEFLTSNDKNFYSLLKTIKLHKKNNSKEIWFLNLQEFIANIKNIVSEKKYSISPPTIFPELKGNLNRRGNNECRPICLFNFTDRIILSLTNKFLTQLFDDKFKDSSYAFRVKKRENQIISHHDCVKDILKYRNDHKNEQLYVVECDMKKFFDTIDHKIVKDKFNELISLSRAQFPKLDLDFAILIFNKYLDSYSFNINAPKTTDIIFWRSYGIQNGYFGWVDDEISDYYENISNERIGIPQGGALSGLIANIILNETDTKIENYNVFYSRFCDDMIIISTSLDECLKSQNKYVETLRNLKLFPHAFKNDIELIDFDTDDNIYYKPFWKGKSKGPYQWGEIEDLNFPWIGFVGYEINYKGEIRVRKRSFKKEIKKQKAIVQEIKDAVSIGRRKPKGTITESAINRLIGMSVGRIGMDNFEEVSTDLCWKNGFKLLSINEHSLNQIRDFDRNRSKNYYNLIKELKSIEDPEIETNQREPIKYNKPFSYYYQILERSKNESLESQHPSDES, from the coding sequence ATGAGGATCAAGCTTGCTAGAGCAAGATCAAAAAAGCATTTACTACATCTATTAACAGAGAATCCAAATTATAATTATCATATAAAAGAAAATTCTGATTCAAAGAATGAACTCCAGAAATATCAAAAAGAACTTGAAAAAGAGCTTAGTAGTATCCTGCCTTCACGCAAAAAATGGGTGAGTTTGGGTGAAAGTTCTAGAAGAAAACCAAACAAACCTAACGAATTTTTAACTTCCAACGATAAAAATTTTTATTCATTACTGAAGACTATCAAGCTTCATAAAAAGAATAACTCAAAAGAGATTTGGTTTTTAAATTTGCAGGAATTTATTGCCAATATTAAGAATATTGTTTCAGAAAAAAAGTACTCAATATCACCACCAACTATATTTCCAGAATTAAAAGGAAATTTAAATAGAAGAGGCAATAATGAATGCAGACCAATTTGCTTATTTAATTTTACCGATAGAATAATTCTAAGCCTAACTAACAAATTTTTGACGCAACTTTTTGATGATAAATTTAAAGATAGTTCTTATGCTTTTAGAGTAAAGAAAAGAGAAAATCAAATCATATCGCATCATGATTGTGTGAAAGATATTTTAAAGTATAGGAATGATCATAAAAATGAACAACTATATGTTGTAGAATGTGATATGAAAAAATTCTTTGACACCATCGACCATAAAATAGTCAAAGATAAGTTTAATGAGTTAATTTCTTTATCCCGAGCACAATTTCCAAAATTGGATTTAGATTTTGCAATATTGATTTTTAATAAATATCTGGATTCGTATAGCTTTAATATAAATGCACCAAAGACAACAGACATTATATTTTGGAGATCTTATGGAATACAAAATGGTTATTTTGGATGGGTTGATGATGAAATTTCAGATTATTATGAAAATATTTCAAATGAAAGGATTGGTATTCCTCAAGGGGGAGCTCTTTCGGGACTAATTGCAAATATTATTTTGAATGAAACAGATACCAAAATAGAAAATTATAATGTTTTTTATTCGAGATTTTGTGATGATATGATTATAATTTCTACTTCATTAGATGAATGCTTGAAATCACAAAATAAGTATGTAGAAACCCTGAGAAATTTAAAATTGTTTCCTCATGCTTTTAAAAATGATATTGAGTTAATTGATTTTGATACAGATGATAATATTTATTACAAACCTTTTTGGAAAGGTAAATCAAAAGGTCCATATCAATGGGGGGAAATTGAAGACTTGAATTTTCCGTGGATTGGCTTTGTAGGTTATGAAATAAATTACAAAGGAGAAATAAGAGTGCGCAAAAGATCATTTAAAAAAGAAATTAAAAAACAAAAAGCTATTGTGCAAGAAATTAAAGATGCTGTAAGTATTGGCAGAAGAAAACCTAAAGGCACAATTACGGAATCTGCTATCAATCGTCTTATAGGTATGTCGGTCGGTCGTATTGGTATGGATAATTTTGAAGAGGTTTCAACTGATCTATGTTGGAAAAATGGATTCAAATTGTTAAGTATCAATGAACACTCATTAAATCAAATAAGAGATTTTGATAGAAATAGGAGTAAAAATTATTATAATTTAATAAAAGAACTAAAGTCTATTGAAGATCCTGAGATCGAAACTAATCAGAGAGAACCAATCAAATATAATAAACCTTTTAGTTATTATTACCAAATTTTAGAACGTTCAAAAAATGAAAGCTTAGAATCACAACATCCTTCAGATGAATCTTAA
- a CDS encoding TerB family tellurite resistance protein, protein MQKSNKPIAGYHLLMILSSVDGEFAPEEGMIVQQYLADEFPFKINLDNELDAIATLQPEEWKDHFEFHARCFYDDSTEEERKNFVQFAKTLIKADNVVTDEEHTFYTLLKNLWKIN, encoded by the coding sequence ATGCAAAAATCAAATAAACCGATTGCCGGTTACCATTTATTGATGATCCTTTCCTCTGTAGACGGGGAATTTGCTCCGGAAGAAGGAATGATCGTTCAGCAGTATTTAGCCGATGAATTTCCTTTCAAAATCAATCTTGACAATGAGCTTGACGCCATTGCTACCCTGCAGCCGGAAGAATGGAAAGACCATTTTGAATTCCATGCCCGCTGTTTCTATGACGATTCTACCGAAGAAGAGCGCAAAAATTTTGTACAATTTGCAAAAACCCTGATCAAAGCGGACAATGTGGTTACCGATGAGGAGCATACTTTTTATACGCTTCTGAAAAACCTTTGGAAAATCAATTGA
- a CDS encoding BT_3928 family protein, producing the protein MIKSLLRFVIAVIFILSGFVKAVDLVGFSFKMEEYFSPSVFNMPFLEKFALLFSVIVVVLELLLGFMLLLKLRLKFTLSALIALCIFFGFLTFYSAYFNVVTDCGCFGDAIKFTPWQSFIKDVVLLTGLIVVLILYRKEFKKKDAYSADAQEKPANRFKYILLAVFSAVMIGIGTYGIIKEPVIDFRDYKIGTDLKAEKEKINKNPSEYKTFYTLKNQKTGEVLKVNQDDYIKETKYWAEGSPWKIEEGKNESVLVKEGYKSEIVKFKIEDPTGMEFTEEVINAPKAILVFSYHPKEVSPELLKQVEAKAKNQGANVVYGVSTDPNTFKNIKNMMMDGTAIKTIARSNPFVLVLQNGKITDKQPAKDYVN; encoded by the coding sequence ATGATCAAAAGTTTATTACGTTTCGTTATTGCCGTTATTTTCATCCTTTCAGGTTTTGTAAAGGCGGTGGATTTGGTCGGTTTTTCCTTTAAAATGGAAGAATACTTCTCACCTTCTGTTTTCAACATGCCGTTCCTGGAAAAGTTCGCGCTGCTGTTTTCAGTGATTGTCGTGGTGCTGGAGCTTCTTTTGGGGTTTATGCTTTTGCTGAAACTCAGGCTTAAATTCACCCTTTCGGCATTAATTGCACTTTGTATCTTTTTTGGGTTCCTTACATTTTATTCTGCCTATTTTAATGTGGTAACAGACTGCGGATGTTTCGGGGACGCAATTAAATTTACGCCCTGGCAGAGTTTTATAAAAGACGTTGTGCTTTTAACCGGTCTTATTGTAGTACTTATCCTGTACAGAAAGGAATTTAAGAAGAAAGATGCTTATAGTGCTGATGCCCAGGAAAAGCCTGCAAACAGATTTAAGTACATTCTTTTGGCTGTATTTTCCGCTGTAATGATCGGGATTGGCACGTATGGGATTATAAAAGAACCGGTTATTGATTTCCGCGACTATAAAATCGGGACCGACTTAAAAGCCGAAAAGGAAAAAATCAATAAAAACCCTTCTGAATACAAGACTTTTTATACCCTTAAAAACCAGAAAACAGGGGAAGTTTTAAAAGTAAACCAGGACGATTATATCAAAGAGACCAAATACTGGGCAGAAGGTTCGCCCTGGAAAATTGAGGAAGGGAAGAATGAATCTGTGCTGGTAAAGGAAGGTTATAAATCTGAGATCGTTAAGTTTAAGATAGAAGATCCTACAGGAATGGAATTTACGGAAGAAGTAATCAATGCGCCGAAAGCCATTCTTGTATTCTCTTACCACCCTAAAGAAGTTTCACCGGAACTTTTAAAACAGGTTGAAGCCAAAGCTAAAAATCAGGGAGCCAATGTGGTGTATGGTGTTTCTACAGATCCGAATACCTTTAAAAACATCAAAAACATGATGATGGACGGCACCGCTATTAAAACCATTGCAAGAAGCAACCCGTTCGTACTGGTTTTACAGAACGGGAAAATTACCGACAAACAGCCTGCTAAAGACTATGTAAATTAA
- the tpiA gene encoding triose-phosphate isomerase, which translates to MRRKIVAGNWKMNKNAIDAQQLMVQLLSYKNNHTTNCEVWIAPPALYLTMAKDIFEKDEIGVFSQDMSEHESGAYTGEISADMLESIGASGSLIGHSERRQYHGETDSHCNKKVKLALDKGLIPVYCNGETLEQRKAGEHFEVVKNQTEVALFTLSAEEIKKVVIAYEPVWAIGTGETATPEQAQEIHAHIRSTIAAKYGQEVADEISILYGGSVKPDNAKEIFSQPDIDGGLIGGAALKLEDFSRIIEGFN; encoded by the coding sequence ATGAGAAGAAAAATAGTAGCAGGAAACTGGAAAATGAATAAGAATGCAATTGATGCCCAACAGTTGATGGTTCAGTTGCTAAGCTATAAAAATAACCATACCACCAACTGTGAAGTATGGATTGCCCCGCCTGCATTATATTTAACAATGGCAAAAGACATTTTTGAAAAGGATGAAATCGGTGTATTTTCCCAGGACATGAGCGAGCATGAAAGCGGTGCCTATACCGGTGAAATTTCCGCAGACATGCTGGAATCCATTGGTGCCTCGGGTTCTTTAATCGGGCACTCCGAAAGAAGGCAGTACCATGGCGAAACAGATTCCCACTGCAACAAAAAAGTAAAATTAGCTTTGGATAAAGGCCTGATTCCTGTTTATTGTAACGGTGAAACCCTTGAGCAAAGAAAGGCCGGAGAGCATTTTGAGGTGGTGAAAAACCAGACGGAAGTCGCTCTTTTCACGCTTTCTGCAGAAGAAATCAAAAAAGTAGTGATTGCTTATGAGCCAGTCTGGGCCATCGGAACCGGTGAAACGGCAACACCTGAGCAGGCACAGGAAATCCATGCCCATATCAGAAGCACGATTGCCGCAAAATACGGACAGGAAGTAGCAGACGAAATTTCCATCCTGTACGGAGGTTCCGTAAAGCCGGACAATGCAAAAGAGATTTTCTCCCAGCCGGATATTGACGGCGGGCTGATCGGCGGAGCCGCATTGAAACTGGAAGATTTCTCCAGGATTATTGAAGGGTTCAATTAA
- a CDS encoding type 1 glutamine amidotransferase domain-containing protein produces MSKKIAILATHGFEESELKSPKEHLEQQGWTAHIISPESGTIKAWAEKDWGQEYNVDKTLDEAHASDYDALVLPGGVINPDQLRTNETALSFVRDFFQQHKPVAAICHGPQILINAEVVKGRNMTSVDSISKDLKNAGAEWKDSEVVVDNGLVTSRTPKDLPAFNAKMVEEIKEGKHEDQTV; encoded by the coding sequence ATGTCAAAGAAAATTGCAATTTTAGCAACCCACGGATTTGAAGAAAGCGAACTGAAATCACCGAAAGAACATCTGGAACAGCAGGGTTGGACGGCTCATATCATCAGTCCGGAATCAGGGACGATCAAGGCATGGGCAGAGAAAGACTGGGGACAGGAATACAATGTAGATAAGACGTTAGATGAGGCACATGCTTCAGATTATGATGCTTTGGTTTTGCCGGGCGGCGTAATCAATCCGGATCAGTTAAGAACCAATGAAACCGCTTTGTCATTTGTAAGAGATTTCTTCCAGCAGCATAAGCCGGTAGCAGCAATCTGCCACGGGCCGCAGATTTTGATCAATGCTGAGGTGGTAAAAGGAAGGAATATGACTTCGGTAGATTCCATCAGCAAAGACCTTAAGAATGCAGGCGCAGAATGGAAAGACAGTGAAGTAGTGGTGGATAATGGCCTGGTAACCAGCCGTACCCCGAAAGATCTTCCGGCATTCAATGCTAAAATGGTAGAAGAAATCAAGGAAGGCAAACATGAGGACCAGACGGTCTAA
- a CDS encoding DUF1599 domain-containing protein: MSETSVQFGKIIAGCRELFSRKLQDYGAAWRVLRPSSVTDQIYIKVNRIRTIQMTGKKMVDESEEGEFIAVVNYSIIALIQLEKGLSNDFNENREEILALYDKYSTDAQHLMERKNHDYGEAWRDMRISSITDLIYQKVLRTKQIEDNQGITIASEGLDANYFDMLNYAVFCLIKCSEAESSTEPKTI; the protein is encoded by the coding sequence ATGTCAGAAACATCAGTACAGTTCGGGAAAATCATTGCCGGATGCCGTGAGCTTTTCAGCAGGAAATTACAGGATTACGGGGCAGCATGGAGGGTCTTGAGGCCAAGTTCGGTTACGGATCAGATTTATATTAAAGTCAACAGGATCCGTACGATACAGATGACCGGAAAAAAAATGGTGGACGAAAGCGAGGAAGGTGAATTTATCGCAGTTGTCAACTACTCCATCATTGCCCTGATCCAGCTTGAAAAAGGCTTGTCCAATGATTTCAATGAAAACAGGGAAGAAATTTTAGCACTCTATGACAAATATTCTACGGACGCTCAACATTTAATGGAAAGGAAAAACCATGATTATGGCGAAGCATGGAGGGATATGAGAATTTCATCCATTACTGATCTGATCTACCAAAAAGTACTGAGGACAAAACAGATTGAAGACAACCAGGGTATTACCATTGCTTCCGAAGGCTTAGATGCCAATTATTTTGACATGCTGAATTACGCCGTTTTCTGCCTGATTAAATGTTCTGAAGCAGAAAGCAGTACTGAACCTAAAACCATATAA
- a CDS encoding BT4734/BF3469 family protein — protein sequence MLTIDDLLNVKISVQENTWSEIKSEIKLLQVLNYIKNEKLKNKIETLRKELEKGNKDYYDNNKKRLPAVTFSGNFERKRLLSSLKQYIPIIVIDIDKLSEDKLKKVKADLSFCKFVLSFWKSPSNKGYKGLVPLIYNIEKLEEFDIDFIHKCAFRKLAQYFFEKFNIELDKSGSDITRLCFLSSDKELVLKEQLCKFEVKTDDITEVQKSKIYSKQILKFSNSRDALYNPANKNNYRDRRFMSDIIRYLYRTNSTITNNYYDWCKVAMAISNTFTFDIGLKYFKKLSILDKEKYNETICNNFLINCYETRKGEIRFSTIVYLANEQGFKTKYQRIGVLKAEE from the coding sequence ATGTTAACAATTGATGACTTACTTAATGTAAAAATCTCAGTCCAAGAAAATACTTGGTCTGAAATCAAATCTGAAATTAAACTTTTACAGGTTTTAAATTATATTAAAAATGAGAAGCTTAAAAATAAAATTGAAACTTTAAGAAAAGAGCTTGAAAAAGGAAATAAAGATTATTATGACAATAATAAAAAGAGATTACCTGCTGTAACTTTTAGTGGAAATTTTGAAAGAAAAAGATTGCTTTCCAGTTTAAAACAATATATTCCAATTATAGTAATTGATATTGATAAATTAAGTGAAGACAAATTAAAAAAGGTTAAAGCAGATTTATCATTTTGCAAATTTGTATTATCATTTTGGAAATCTCCATCAAATAAAGGATACAAAGGATTAGTTCCTTTAATTTATAATATAGAAAAGTTAGAAGAATTTGACATTGACTTTATTCATAAATGCGCATTTCGAAAACTCGCGCAATATTTTTTTGAAAAATTTAACATTGAATTAGATAAAAGCGGAAGTGATATTACACGTCTTTGTTTTCTGTCATCTGATAAAGAACTTGTATTAAAAGAACAATTATGTAAATTTGAAGTTAAAACGGATGATATTACTGAAGTTCAAAAAAGTAAAATATATTCCAAACAAATTTTAAAATTTTCTAATAGTAGAGACGCTTTATATAACCCCGCGAATAAAAATAATTATAGAGACAGACGCTTTATGTCTGATATAATTAGATATTTATACAGAACAAATAGTACAATCACAAATAATTATTACGATTGGTGTAAGGTGGCGATGGCTATCTCTAATACCTTTACTTTTGACATTGGATTAAAATATTTCAAAAAATTAAGTATCTTGGACAAAGAAAAATATAATGAGACAATATGTAATAATTTCTTAATAAATTGTTACGAAACCAGGAAAGGAGAAATAAGATTTAGCACAATTGTATATTTAGCTAATGAACAAGGTTTTAAAACAAAATATCAACGAATTGGGGTTCTGAAGGCGGAAGAGTAA
- the folP gene encoding dihydropteroate synthase encodes MGILNLTPDSFSDGGQFNNEKSALEHAEKLLKDGAEIIDIGPQSTRPKAEFLKAEEEIKRIGNVISSIKKEFPEALVSLDTFYAETVAFGYDEGIDLVNDISGGQYDGGMLEAVAKTKLPYILMHVNPTYETMHDKTKFADITVSINRYFSEKTAELLEMGITDIIIDPGFGFGKTVEDQMKMIDEVQYLGFGKFPLLIGISRKSFIYKPLGKSALDINEETQKLHMKVLQQGAKILRVHDVAEAKKTVDTYNRYSDEL; translated from the coding sequence ATGGGAATACTGAACCTGACTCCGGATTCTTTTTCCGATGGCGGACAGTTCAATAATGAAAAATCGGCACTGGAGCACGCTGAAAAGCTGCTGAAGGATGGTGCGGAAATCATTGATATCGGCCCGCAGTCTACCCGCCCGAAGGCAGAATTTTTAAAGGCTGAAGAAGAAATAAAAAGAATCGGGAATGTTATTTCCTCCATTAAAAAAGAATTTCCCGAAGCCCTGGTTTCTCTTGATACCTTTTATGCAGAAACGGTGGCATTCGGCTATGATGAAGGCATTGATCTGGTTAATGATATTTCCGGAGGCCAATACGACGGCGGAATGCTTGAGGCAGTAGCCAAAACAAAGCTTCCCTATATTTTAATGCATGTCAACCCGACCTATGAGACGATGCATGATAAAACAAAATTTGCTGATATTACGGTTTCGATTAATCGGTATTTCTCCGAAAAAACAGCGGAGCTTCTGGAAATGGGTATCACTGATATTATTATCGACCCCGGTTTCGGATTCGGGAAAACGGTGGAAGACCAGATGAAAATGATTGATGAAGTACAGTACCTCGGCTTCGGAAAATTTCCTCTGTTAATCGGGATTTCCAGGAAATCGTTTATCTATAAGCCGTTGGGGAAATCGGCTCTGGACATTAATGAAGAAACGCAGAAACTGCACATGAAGGTTTTGCAGCAGGGCGCAAAAATACTCAGGGTACATGATGTTGCCGAAGCGAAAAAAACAGTTGACACATATAATCGTTATAGCGATGAGTTATAA
- a CDS encoding esterase-like activity of phytase family protein has translation MKKILLSVVILAAVTACKDDETISNQDLNYSKLPQEFPFSTMLTLNGVGVINGGFGSGAAAHPSRKGEFYVITDRGPNTDYLSGKKFLMPSFTPTIMHFKINADGNIEVIKYIKLKNPSGQPITGLPNPAGMGSTGEVAYDANGNILGTDNYGLDSESIVAAADGTFWVSDEYGPHIVHYSAEGVEMERISPIGVNTGTRKLPAVLAKRRANRGMEGLCITPDGKTLVGTMQSMMYVPNKNAATNKTLTRIVTFDLATGQTKQFLYQQDGGASDSVCDITAISNTEFLVIERDGNFGSQGGIKKVYKINIAGASDVNGSDLAAADGMKINGKALEQCTWSEISAAGIQAVSKTLAVDLVAKTGYEHDKFEGLVYLGNNKIAVFNDDDFGIVDDGNGNPKAKVLPKTGKVDKGTMYVMDIQ, from the coding sequence ATGAAAAAAATACTGCTATCTGTAGTGATACTCGCTGCTGTTACAGCCTGTAAAGATGATGAGACCATTAGTAACCAGGATCTCAACTACTCCAAGCTTCCCCAGGAATTTCCTTTTTCTACAATGTTGACCCTTAATGGTGTCGGGGTCATCAACGGAGGTTTCGGTTCAGGAGCTGCGGCACATCCATCCAGAAAGGGAGAATTCTATGTAATTACAGACCGCGGCCCGAATACGGATTACCTAAGCGGTAAAAAATTTCTTATGCCTTCTTTTACCCCAACCATCATGCATTTTAAAATCAATGCTGACGGAAATATTGAAGTAATTAAATATATCAAGCTTAAAAATCCTTCCGGACAGCCGATTACAGGACTTCCAAACCCTGCAGGAATGGGAAGTACCGGTGAAGTAGCCTATGATGCCAACGGAAATATACTGGGCACCGATAATTACGGGCTCGACAGTGAGAGTATTGTGGCTGCTGCAGACGGTACATTCTGGGTATCTGACGAATATGGCCCACACATCGTACATTACAGCGCAGAAGGCGTTGAAATGGAAAGAATCAGTCCGATCGGCGTAAATACCGGAACGCGAAAATTACCGGCTGTTTTAGCTAAGAGAAGAGCTAACAGAGGAATGGAGGGCCTCTGCATCACGCCTGACGGGAAAACATTGGTAGGCACAATGCAGTCTATGATGTACGTACCGAACAAAAATGCCGCGACTAACAAAACCCTGACCAGAATTGTAACCTTTGATCTGGCTACAGGCCAGACCAAACAGTTTCTGTATCAGCAGGACGGAGGCGCTTCGGATTCCGTATGCGATATCACCGCCATCAGCAATACGGAATTTCTGGTGATTGAAAGAGACGGTAACTTCGGTTCCCAGGGAGGAATTAAAAAAGTATATAAAATTAACATTGCCGGAGCTTCTGATGTCAATGGGAGTGACCTGGCTGCTGCTGACGGGATGAAAATCAATGGAAAAGCCCTTGAACAGTGTACGTGGAGTGAAATTTCAGCAGCTGGGATCCAGGCTGTTTCCAAAACGTTAGCTGTTGACCTTGTCGCTAAAACAGGGTATGAGCATGATAAATTTGAAGGATTGGTTTATTTGGGAAATAATAAAATCGCAGTTTTCAATGATGACGATTTCGGCATTGTAGATGACGGAAACGGCAATCCCAAAGCAAAAGTTCTTCCTAAAACAGGAAAAGTGGATAAAGGAACCATGTACGTAATGGATATTCAGTAA